A single window of Magnetococcus marinus MC-1 DNA harbors:
- a CDS encoding TrkH family potassium uptake protein produces the protein MNYRMNVRLLSVLALLLGTLQLMPLFYAWYAKLSLWPWQLSLMISMGGGGIGLLLTRGAASALCPRDGFFVTTAGWSLAIVLGAIPYVASHELGWAAAIFESSSGFTTTGSSILPHPEGLPASLQLWRSQTQWVGGMGMLLLTIAILPFLGVGGMQLMKAEVPGPSKERLTPRLMTTARVLWGFYLGLTVLAGLAYYFAGLSPFDALNHAFTTVATGGFSTKDQSFLAFSPAAQWWCILFMALAGTNFLLHYRLVMHRDLSIFKDDELRLYLAIMLGVGGAVALLLMHDMQMDAMHALRESLFQTVSLMTTTGFASTDWEQWPALPIFLLFLLMGVGGMAGSTSGGPKVVRVAVVMKLLSMVTRRLVQPNRVVVLQLGHRAVTTAVVEGCVGLLVATVILVVVSGCLLHLLGMDLTSALSAALTCVANVGPGYGSVGAMDNFSQVSELGKLLLAFDMLAGRLEIFTVLMLFTPGFWRR, from the coding sequence ATGAACTACCGTATGAATGTGCGGCTGCTGTCGGTGTTGGCGCTGTTGCTGGGCACCTTGCAGCTCATGCCCCTGTTTTATGCGTGGTATGCAAAGCTGTCCCTATGGCCATGGCAGCTTTCGCTGATGATCTCCATGGGGGGCGGGGGGATCGGGCTGTTGTTGACACGGGGTGCCGCTTCGGCGCTCTGTCCACGGGACGGTTTTTTTGTGACCACCGCAGGCTGGTCGCTGGCCATTGTGTTGGGGGCTATTCCCTATGTGGCCTCCCATGAACTGGGTTGGGCGGCGGCAATTTTTGAATCCTCCTCAGGTTTTACCACCACCGGCTCTTCCATCCTGCCCCATCCCGAGGGGTTACCTGCCAGCCTACAGCTCTGGCGTAGCCAAACCCAGTGGGTGGGGGGTATGGGGATGCTGCTGTTGACCATTGCCATTCTCCCTTTTTTGGGGGTGGGCGGCATGCAGTTGATGAAGGCCGAGGTGCCTGGCCCCAGCAAAGAGCGGCTCACGCCACGCTTGATGACGACTGCCCGTGTGCTCTGGGGGTTTTATCTGGGTCTTACGGTGCTGGCGGGGCTGGCCTATTATTTTGCTGGTCTATCCCCCTTTGATGCCCTTAACCACGCCTTTACCACCGTAGCCACCGGCGGTTTTTCCACCAAAGATCAAAGCTTTTTGGCCTTTTCACCGGCGGCGCAGTGGTGGTGCATTCTGTTTATGGCGCTGGCGGGGACCAATTTTTTGCTCCACTATCGGCTGGTGATGCACCGGGATTTGAGCATCTTTAAAGATGATGAGCTAAGGCTCTATCTGGCCATTATGCTGGGTGTGGGTGGGGCTGTGGCACTGCTGCTTATGCACGATATGCAGATGGATGCTATGCATGCCCTGCGGGAGAGCCTGTTTCAAACCGTTTCGTTGATGACCACCACCGGCTTTGCCAGTACAGATTGGGAACAGTGGCCTGCCTTACCGATCTTTCTGCTGTTTCTGCTGATGGGGGTTGGGGGCATGGCCGGTTCTACATCGGGGGGGCCTAAGGTGGTGCGGGTGGCGGTGGTGATGAAACTGCTCTCTATGGTCACGCGCCGCTTGGTCCAACCCAACCGGGTGGTGGTTTTACAGTTGGGGCACCGAGCGGTGACAACGGCGGTGGTGGAGGGTTGTGTGGGTTTGTTGGTGGCCACAGTTATTTTGGTGGTGGTGAGTGGCTGTCTGTTGCATCTGCTGGGTATGGATCTCACCAGTGCCTTGAGTGCAGCCCTAACCTGTGTGGCCAATGTGGGGCCCGGTTATGGCAGCGTGGGGGCGATGGATAATTTTTCCCAGGTCTCCGAGTTGGGTAAGCTGCTGCTTGCTTTTGATATGCTGGCGGGACGCCTAGAAATTTTTACGGTACTTATGCTGTTTACGCCCGGCTTTTGG
- the trkA gene encoding Trk system potassium transporter TrkA: protein MNIIIVGAGRVGIDLARFLSEESLNVTLVERDTVVARQAQEALDVQIVEGDGTDLDLLLAHGLKECALVLALTGSDETNIVITLIAQVQNPEAHVIAWVRGHQFTTNRELWRGKALQQTALISPESAAQEKLLHLITWEQAFEVVPFLDGKIHLAGFSLDADSPLVGRSLYKIGQEWGQSGALVAAIKRGNKVLVPKGDHTFEAGDEVYLTTLKEEGPTRILRFLGKHPTTSRQIVIVGGGRIGQSVAIECISLGFPVTVIERDEARCRQLAEMMPAARILLLDATERDSLKDVITSHTTFLSLTSHEERNFMFCMVAQRLGAGITIGLMDNTAYIDMARDIGINAVVSPRLAAVGSILRFVRKGRVVEAAPLLDGKLEAILAEVGVGSQLDGVALKQARIPRDVLVGAISQNNRAGIPGGDTVVHAGDQVLLIAPRRYLTHMDNILTRTKV, encoded by the coding sequence ATGAATATCATTATTGTGGGCGCCGGGCGGGTGGGTATTGATTTGGCGCGATTTCTTTCCGAAGAGTCCTTGAACGTTACCTTGGTGGAACGGGATACGGTGGTGGCCCGACAGGCGCAAGAGGCGCTGGATGTGCAGATTGTGGAGGGGGATGGCACCGATCTGGATCTGCTTTTGGCCCACGGTTTAAAAGAGTGCGCGCTGGTGTTGGCCCTAACCGGTTCCGATGAGACCAACATTGTCATAACGCTGATTGCCCAGGTGCAAAATCCCGAGGCCCATGTGATCGCCTGGGTGCGGGGTCATCAATTTACCACCAACCGCGAGCTGTGGCGGGGTAAAGCGCTGCAACAGACCGCATTAATCAGCCCCGAGAGCGCGGCCCAAGAGAAGCTGCTGCACCTGATCACCTGGGAGCAGGCCTTTGAGGTGGTGCCCTTTTTGGATGGTAAGATCCATTTAGCCGGATTTAGCCTGGATGCCGATAGCCCCTTGGTGGGACGCAGCCTCTATAAAATTGGTCAGGAGTGGGGCCAGAGCGGTGCCTTGGTGGCGGCGATTAAACGGGGGAATAAGGTGCTGGTTCCCAAAGGGGATCACACCTTTGAGGCAGGGGATGAGGTCTATTTGACCACCCTCAAAGAGGAGGGACCAACCCGGATATTGCGTTTTTTGGGCAAACACCCCACCACCAGCCGCCAGATTGTGATCGTGGGTGGCGGGCGTATTGGGCAGAGCGTGGCTATTGAGTGCATTAGTCTGGGTTTTCCCGTGACCGTTATCGAACGGGACGAAGCACGCTGCCGACAGTTGGCGGAGATGATGCCCGCTGCACGTATTTTGCTGCTGGATGCCACCGAGCGCGATAGCCTAAAAGATGTCATTACCAGCCATACCACCTTTCTATCGTTAACCAGCCATGAAGAGCGTAATTTTATGTTCTGTATGGTGGCGCAACGTCTGGGGGCAGGGATCACCATCGGGCTTATGGATAATACCGCCTATATTGATATGGCGCGGGATATTGGGATCAATGCGGTGGTTAGTCCACGCTTGGCGGCGGTGGGTTCCATTTTACGGTTTGTGCGTAAGGGCAGGGTGGTAGAAGCCGCCCCGCTGTTGGATGGTAAGCTGGAGGCTATCCTTGCCGAGGTTGGGGTTGGTTCGCAGTTGGATGGGGTGGCCCTTAAACAGGCGCGTATTCCCCGGGATGTGCTGGTGGGGGCCATCAGTCAAAACAACCGGGCGGGTATTCCCGGTGGGGATACGGTGGTGCATGCGGGTGATCAAGTGCTGCTCATTGCACCACGACGCTATCTGACCCACATGGACAATATACTGACCCGGACAAAAGTATGA
- a CDS encoding ankyrin repeat domain-containing protein, protein MLTWLADKFKRGQEASDRLVNAVRLDNIAKVEMILAEGSDVNTLDSRHKTPLCHAVERGYLGICALLLAYGADPNIKNSHGETPLHLAAMANRIEIATALLDRMTTPDVVDKDGRTPLHFAADNGQPEICKLLIKKGANVNIADVEGETPLFFANRMVAELLVQSGADIHWRNRSGETVLHLTSKDLAEYLLGLGSDVNVRDNKMWTPLHFANSELAALLIQHGADLNATDRYGWTPLHFAANRGDEEKTLLLIKAGAEINAEDRYGYTPMTVAYNTNYNNLARLIGMHGGVSQVS, encoded by the coding sequence ATGCTCACTTGGCTAGCGGATAAATTTAAACGGGGTCAGGAGGCATCGGACCGTTTGGTCAATGCGGTGCGTCTGGACAACATCGCCAAAGTAGAGATGATTCTTGCTGAGGGTTCGGATGTCAACACCCTCGATTCCCGCCACAAAACCCCCCTCTGCCATGCGGTGGAACGGGGTTATCTGGGCATTTGTGCGCTCCTGTTGGCCTATGGGGCCGATCCTAATATTAAAAATTCCCATGGTGAAACACCACTGCACTTGGCCGCCATGGCCAATCGTATCGAGATTGCTACGGCGCTGTTAGACCGCATGACAACGCCGGATGTGGTGGATAAAGATGGCCGCACGCCGTTGCATTTTGCGGCAGATAATGGTCAGCCAGAGATATGTAAGTTGCTGATTAAAAAAGGGGCAAATGTCAATATTGCAGATGTTGAGGGGGAGACGCCACTCTTTTTTGCCAACCGCATGGTGGCCGAATTGTTGGTGCAAAGTGGGGCGGATATTCACTGGCGCAATCGCTCGGGGGAGACGGTTTTACATCTGACTTCAAAGGACCTCGCGGAGTATCTGCTGGGGTTGGGGTCGGATGTCAATGTGCGGGATAATAAAATGTGGACTCCGCTGCACTTTGCCAACAGTGAACTGGCGGCGCTCTTGATCCAACATGGGGCAGATCTCAATGCCACCGACCGCTATGGTTGGACCCCACTGCATTTTGCGGCGAACCGGGGAGATGAAGAAAAAACGCTGCTGTTGATCAAAGCTGGTGCCGAGATCAATGCGGAAGATCGTTATGGCTATACCCCAATGACGGTAGCTTATAATACCAATTATAATAACTTAGCCCGACTTATTGGCATGCATGGTGGTGTTTCTCAGGTATCATGA
- a CDS encoding transposase translates to MIFNRPLPFISAFVEEIDGALREQHTHSVGMSVCQRSWFGFCIMAIMLTNSICWAQFERAGLGRYGLGALAWMFRSSKIPWERLFQMSVRVVLRRHGITHGVLVVDDTDKRRAKVTTRISHVHKMRDKSSGGYLFGQQIVFLLLVADMVTIPVGFAFYRPDPARTVWRKEVKAQKRKGILKSKRPVEPARNPDYPTKPELALRLLRQFKQWHAVVQVKAILADALYGAADFVDQGSSLYAGIQCVSQLRKNQKVRFLSRDLTVEEFFQRYPGVTGRLPVRGGENRAIVFRSARIHVKAHGVKRFVIALKYDGEQDYRYLFASDLTWRTEDILKVFTLRWLIEVFFQDWKAHEGWGNLTKLQGDEGSSQGLILSLMVDHCLLVQPDQLAQLKHKQPAFTVGSLINHIKADNLVALIHDLLNANAPEQELTQLADVLAKQFRLNLSEKHMVGRDLGRQAPSASLKYKTALA, encoded by the coding sequence ATGATTTTCAATCGACCTCTGCCATTTATCAGCGCCTTTGTTGAAGAGATTGATGGAGCCCTGCGGGAGCAGCATACGCATTCGGTTGGGATGAGCGTCTGCCAGCGGAGCTGGTTTGGTTTCTGCATCATGGCGATCATGCTGACCAACTCGATCTGCTGGGCACAGTTTGAGCGGGCTGGGTTGGGACGCTACGGCCTCGGGGCACTGGCTTGGATGTTTCGGAGTTCCAAGATTCCCTGGGAGCGGCTGTTTCAGATGAGCGTTCGGGTTGTTTTGCGTCGCCATGGGATCACGCATGGTGTGCTGGTGGTCGATGACACGGACAAAAGGCGGGCCAAGGTCACGACCCGCATCTCACATGTCCACAAGATGAGGGACAAGAGCAGCGGCGGTTATCTTTTTGGCCAGCAAATTGTCTTTTTGCTTTTGGTGGCCGACATGGTGACGATTCCGGTCGGGTTTGCGTTTTATCGTCCAGACCCGGCACGGACGGTTTGGCGCAAGGAAGTCAAAGCGCAGAAGCGCAAAGGGATTCTGAAAAGCAAGCGCCCAGTTGAACCGGCCAGGAACCCGGACTATCCGACAAAACCAGAATTGGCACTGCGATTGTTGCGGCAGTTCAAGCAGTGGCATGCTGTGGTGCAGGTCAAGGCGATCCTGGCTGATGCACTTTATGGAGCTGCTGATTTTGTAGACCAAGGGTCATCCCTGTATGCTGGCATCCAATGCGTCAGTCAGTTGAGGAAGAACCAGAAGGTCCGTTTCCTGAGCCGGGATCTGACTGTTGAGGAATTTTTCCAGCGCTATCCCGGTGTAACGGGGAGGCTCCCGGTCCGAGGTGGAGAGAACAGGGCCATCGTGTTTCGCAGCGCCCGCATCCATGTGAAAGCACATGGCGTGAAGCGCTTTGTTATTGCATTGAAATATGACGGAGAACAAGATTATCGATACCTGTTTGCCTCCGACTTGACGTGGCGAACGGAAGATATCCTGAAGGTGTTCACCTTGAGGTGGCTGATCGAGGTGTTTTTCCAGGACTGGAAGGCCCACGAGGGCTGGGGGAATCTGACCAAGCTTCAAGGTGACGAAGGATCAAGCCAAGGCCTGATCCTGAGCCTGATGGTTGATCATTGTCTCCTGGTCCAACCAGACCAACTGGCCCAGTTGAAACACAAACAACCCGCGTTCACTGTGGGAAGCCTGATCAATCACATCAAGGCCGACAACCTAGTGGCACTCATTCACGATCTATTGAACGCAAATGCACCAGAGCAGGAATTGACCCAATTGGCCGACGTACTGGCTAAACAGTTCAGGCTGAACCTCTCGGAAAAACACATGGTTGGGCGTGATCTGGGGCGGCAGGCCCCATCAGCGTCGCTCAAGTATAAAACTGCGTTGGCGTGA
- the nhaD gene encoding sodium:proton antiporter NhaD, translating into MVNKGVMAIVMVALGTLLGAGELWASDGTGGHLDLTHTMYGYLAILLFVVAYGLVMTEEYTKLRKSKPVLLAAGLIWVLIAAAYVSNHIPHVAEKAMRHNILEYAELFLFLLVAMTYINAMEERLVFESLRAWLVRAGYGFRKLFWLTGILAFFISPVADNLTTALLMCAVIMAVGRDNGKFVTLACINIVVGANAGGAFSPFGDITTLMVWQKGVVGFGEFFQLFLPSVTNFLVPALIMHFAVPNLKPASSNEVILIKRGGRRIVGLFLLTILTAVSFHSVLELPPVAGMMTGLAYLKIFSYYLNRTMNRGRKGQGLAGEPEAEEETYFDVFQKIARAEWDTLMFFYGVIMCVGGLGFIGYLTMLSHQMYGGMGPTMANVLVGVLSAVIDTRCSSFLRLTSEGKRAAVSSRRTLDQDSIETLHYLTGWPAAPALFYTFLQG; encoded by the coding sequence ATGGTAAATAAAGGGGTTATGGCCATTGTCATGGTGGCTTTGGGGACTCTGTTAGGTGCAGGAGAGCTGTGGGCTTCCGATGGGACGGGCGGCCATTTGGATCTGACCCATACGATGTATGGCTATCTGGCCATACTGCTGTTTGTGGTGGCCTACGGTTTGGTCATGACAGAAGAGTATACCAAGTTACGCAAATCCAAGCCTGTATTGTTGGCGGCGGGTCTTATTTGGGTATTGATTGCCGCTGCCTATGTGAGTAACCACATTCCCCATGTGGCAGAAAAGGCCATGCGCCATAATATTTTGGAGTATGCCGAGCTGTTTCTGTTTCTGTTAGTGGCCATGACCTACATTAATGCCATGGAAGAGCGTTTGGTGTTCGAGTCGCTACGTGCTTGGTTGGTGCGCGCGGGTTATGGTTTTCGTAAGCTGTTTTGGCTGACGGGGATTTTGGCCTTTTTTATCTCGCCGGTGGCCGATAACCTGACCACGGCGCTACTGATGTGTGCGGTGATCATGGCGGTGGGTCGGGACAATGGTAAATTTGTCACCCTCGCCTGCATTAACATTGTGGTGGGGGCCAACGCGGGTGGGGCCTTTAGCCCTTTTGGGGACATTACAACCCTGATGGTGTGGCAAAAGGGTGTGGTGGGTTTTGGCGAATTTTTCCAGCTCTTCTTGCCCTCGGTCACCAACTTTCTGGTACCCGCCTTGATCATGCACTTTGCGGTGCCCAATCTTAAACCAGCCAGCAGCAATGAAGTGATTTTGATCAAGCGGGGGGGACGGCGCATCGTGGGGCTGTTTCTGTTGACCATCTTGACGGCGGTGAGTTTTCACAGTGTGCTGGAACTGCCCCCGGTGGCGGGCATGATGACCGGTCTAGCCTACCTAAAAATCTTCTCTTACTACCTGAACAGAACCATGAATCGGGGCCGCAAGGGGCAGGGTTTGGCGGGCGAGCCAGAGGCCGAAGAGGAGACCTACTTTGACGTTTTTCAAAAGATCGCCCGTGCCGAGTGGGACACCCTGATGTTCTTTTACGGGGTGATCATGTGTGTGGGTGGTCTGGGTTTCATCGGCTATCTGACCATGCTCTCCCACCAGATGTATGGTGGTATGGGCCCTACCATGGCCAATGTGTTGGTGGGTGTTCTTTCAGCGGTGATTGATACTCGATGTTCAAGTTTTCTGCGCTTGACATCTGAGGGGAAAAGGGCAGCAGTGTCATCCCGTCGGACTCTGGATCAAGATTCAATCGAGACCCTTCATTATCTGACGGGCTGGCCTGCTGCCCCTGCTTTATTTTACACTTTCCTCCAGGGATGA
- a CDS encoding response regulator yields the protein MQAKARLLIVDDDAEFRENLSQIMLAHGFEIEETNSGKSALSRVQSEPFDIVLLDMMMPGMDGIETLREMEKLSQHPKIILITAFSTVQNAVEAIKRGASDYVSKPFKVEELLAVIQRTLEEAKFEEEIRIEDLDQTLGSLANPIRQKIIALLGSGLPQRLMEIRKILDIEDHTKVVFHLKILKESGLVQQQSDRAYVLSDSGKEVLQFLKSLKSRLPSVPLS from the coding sequence ATGCAGGCTAAAGCGCGCTTGTTAATTGTGGATGATGATGCAGAATTTCGTGAAAACTTGAGCCAAATTATGTTGGCGCACGGTTTTGAAATTGAAGAGACAAACTCGGGCAAAAGCGCCTTGAGTAGGGTGCAAAGCGAACCGTTTGATATTGTTTTGCTGGATATGATGATGCCCGGTATGGATGGTATCGAGACCCTGCGAGAGATGGAAAAACTCAGCCAACACCCTAAAATTATACTGATTACGGCTTTTTCCACGGTGCAAAATGCGGTGGAGGCGATTAAACGAGGTGCCTCAGACTATGTATCCAAGCCGTTTAAAGTCGAAGAGCTGCTGGCGGTGATCCAGCGCACCCTGGAAGAGGCAAAGTTTGAAGAGGAGATCCGCATTGAGGATCTTGATCAAACCTTGGGTTCACTGGCAAACCCGATTCGTCAAAAGATCATCGCGCTGTTGGGTAGCGGCCTACCCCAACGCTTGATGGAGATTCGTAAGATCCTAGATATTGAGGATCACACCAAAGTGGTGTTTCATTTAAAAATTCTAAAAGAGTCTGGTTTGGTACAGCAGCAGAGTGACCGCGCTTATGTGCTGTCCGATTCGGGTAAAGAAGTATTGCAATTTCTTAAATCGCTGAAAAGCCGTCTCCCTTCGGTTCCCCTGTCCTGA